From the Pirellulales bacterium genome, one window contains:
- a CDS encoding helix-turn-helix transcriptional regulator, which produces MKTANREKTSGTSGAAPFGHVLRAKRLGKKLGLRRFAELAGISPTYLCRVEQCSVMPPTVDRVRRMAELLEEDPDQWVALAGRAPDDLSATIAEAPVEVLQIVRAMRGMTPRQLQKLRDAVDRITQGS; this is translated from the coding sequence ATGAAAACCGCCAACCGAGAGAAGACTTCCGGCACCAGCGGCGCTGCGCCATTTGGGCATGTCCTCCGCGCAAAGCGTCTGGGGAAAAAACTCGGTCTGCGCCGGTTCGCCGAGCTCGCTGGCATTAGCCCCACGTACCTATGCCGCGTCGAACAGTGCAGCGTGATGCCGCCAACTGTGGATCGTGTGAGACGGATGGCAGAGCTGCTGGAGGAGGATCCCGACCAGTGGGTCGCGTTGGCGGGCAGGGCCCCTGACGATTTGTCAGCAACCATTGCTGAGGCGCCCGTCGAAGTCTTGCAGATTGTACGCGCAATGCGTGGTATGACCCCAAGACAACTCCAGAAGCTTCGCGACGCGGTCGATCGCATAACGCAGGGGAGCTGA